The following is a genomic window from Malus sylvestris chromosome 12, drMalSylv7.2, whole genome shotgun sequence.
ACTTGCGCGGTGTAATTTTGCAGTTAAAATTGATGTATAGATGTGAGggaagactcaaaacacttgcGTCTACTAAGTTGCTGCATATCATGATAAATGGCAACTGAAACTTTATAGATAACAGAATACCATCATTTGTTGTGTGTAAAGCTCAAAGGATCATCACCAACCAAACTAAATTACAGTTCTCTTTTCCGCCAAAATAATCTAAGTTCAAAACTACATCTTCGTTGATCGAACGGCTGATGACAATAGTTTGATCCGAAATAAAAGTATCTCCGAAACCGAGCAGCAGCAGGAACGAGACACGGTTGAAGGCGAGGAAGAAATTACAACCTTCTTCCCCTTCTACCACCCTTTCTTCGAGTACTATCGGTGGGAATCGGAGTCGCATCCTCTGTCAAAACAGAAAACGAAAATCAAGGACTGCAAAAATAACTATTCTCAGGATTGAACATAACAAGCACAcaaatattcttttttttttttttaacaagaaaaGCACCAAAAATATGTCATTTGAAGAAAACAAAGTTCCACAATCACCGATCACCGCTCCCAAAGTCTAGGCATCACGAGTGGAACAATACACATTTAATACGAGATTGGCAGACAATGAAAAAAGGGATGTTTATGCATTATAAATTTATCAAGGCCACAGAGAGATGAAAGGGGAAAGGAAATTACCAATGCGGCCAATTCTCATGCCAGAACGAGCAAGGGCTCTGAGTGCTGATTGGGCACCTGGACCAGGAGTCTTGGTCTTGTTCCCTCCAGTAGCTCGGAGCTTTATATGTAGAGCAGTAATGCCAAGCTCCTGCAAAATCAGCCagcaaaacaaattaattttattattacctATTAGAACTCGGAAAATAGAAACCAAAGAGGGATGTCAATCATAAAACTCAGTCTGCAATAAAAACTATTCAAGTAAAAACACAGGCAAACCTTGCAGCGTTGAGAAACATCCTGAGCGGCAAGCATAGCTGCATAAGGAGATGATTCATCCCTATCAGCTTTCACCTTCATACCACctgaaattaggaaaaaaagGCAATCTCGTTATATTATAGCAACAGCAGTGGAACAATCAATAGAAAATCATCTTCTAACAGAGTATGCCTGGACACTACAAGAAACGGTCACTTCTATTCATCACATTATGGAGAAGGAACGGTTTAAGAAGAACAtcaacaaattaaaaaacagAGGCATTCATATTTGAAAAGCGCCATCAAAGAGCTTCGATAACATAGCTCTACGATCAACTACTGGTATACAAATTTACTCTGGAGGACATCCAACCATGCAGTTACAAATCAAACAATACAAACAACTATTTCAAGTAACAATTTTTTAGATAGGTGTTTAAGAGTTTACCGGTGATGCGAACAAGAGTCTCCCTACCGGACAAGTCAGTCACATGCTGCGATTAGAAACACCGAAACCAACAATTTCACATATAAATTCAACTCCAAATGAAAGTAATAATCACATTCAAACCGAAAAACATGGCACTTACAATGAAGGTATCATTAAACG
Proteins encoded in this region:
- the LOC126594001 gene encoding 40S ribosomal protein S14, with protein sequence MSRKKTREPKEDNVTLGPVLRDGEHAFGVAHIFASFNDTFIHVTDLSGRETLVRITGGMKVKADRDESSPYAAMLAAQDVSQRCKELGITALHIKLRATGGNKTKTPGPGAQSALRALARSGMRIGRIEDATPIPTDSTRRKGGRRGRRL